The following coding sequences are from one Leptospira mayottensis 200901116 window:
- a CDS encoding Ig-like domain-containing protein, translated as MKRNKQSKYLISLMLLSCISSFLIDCSKLENKFKNWIPLDNNPASPKVLYSIPSPGQTGVLRDQKIVMTFNKPIDEQSCIGAFSVQPGVTGLFEINGNTLTFTPNKRWQGGITYLVNLSNRCEDQEGRDLEKPYSISFSVSTDVLPPDVISIGGRKNATGCLNTDSILDFVNFKNNFYSTTDVCINTPIVVNFTKPMDRGTVESNFLTVPQMVGSFVWSNNNTVLTFTPREALTTGLTYVLTISQTAQDTSENSLGKNVSASFTVGTEIVKPQILMQDGYIQNAAGCSPGVLASTLFPGGLFNAVGLCTGIVPGFQSSPIIIDFSEAMNLTTTDSNINISPNINGIKTWSASPNGACGSTGPCGTMSRFTFTPVTPWQHSVTYTVTVSGNSTDIAGNLVGQNYSFSFTVGQDFQIPRVIFQDGFINTGAGCAPGTLASLLDPINGIRDKMGACSGLSPASTNTPLFIHFSESMIQSTIENALSISPNILGTKTWLTSGNALCGSTGPCGNGSLLVFTPSQDWQNTTYTVSIPGSAMDLDGNTLGSSYSFSFTFGIDLLPPRMDFTTGPLLSDLAPACGNLGITPIPNLTTNICNQTNGTKFRVRFNEPMDQAATTNAFSLSPSVTGLITWPSPTELLFTPSQNLSLFAQYKLTISTAAKDLAGNAMVSEFISFFTTGNGGPVSNAPPTVLNVLSDVATGPGGCDGGMDDPLSASFVTNVCTDNVGTGQGASFEIIFSKNMDQNITSQAFSISPNVSGLISWTSPTTLRFIAAQSLNPNTQYVISISQNATDSGGVQIQNGYVLYFLSSPVGGFPAVNSIDVFSGTPANCQAGLGIVTNVLAATVNNACTGNSAVNPIVVTFSEPMNSSSLRSGFSISPSVTGQFSFPTANQMVFTPDVAFQYGKRYNISLATSVTNTSGKGLRNPVNATFVVGALDSSQPVVTGIDFEVDGDGDNCSAVPNDVLNSQNGTLTNNVCTGIPIVIHFNEPMDPASTQTALSVSPSANFAITFAGNNMTLTPLIALTSRQNYTLTISTSAKDLAGNSLQNSFSLIFKTENDSPQVVAIGKGNQANCNSLAVTTGCWWQAGTPFLPASSYSFTPGLQACPADSTSDNIVIVFNQPMNTASTVNAVNITAVSQVPNNASSIYKGRWVWSDSDRVLTISMTDVGLTCGFDILFNTGIGGANYPLYLIQIDQSATNANGTALSSQFSFFFESN; from the coding sequence CCAATCGATGTGAGGATCAAGAAGGTCGGGATCTGGAAAAACCGTACAGTATCAGTTTTTCAGTGAGTACCGACGTCCTTCCTCCTGACGTGATCTCAATCGGTGGCCGAAAAAATGCGACCGGTTGTCTCAATACTGATTCTATATTAGATTTTGTTAATTTTAAAAATAACTTTTATAGCACGACCGACGTTTGCATCAATACTCCTATTGTTGTCAATTTTACGAAACCAATGGACAGGGGAACCGTGGAATCCAATTTCCTTACCGTTCCTCAAATGGTGGGGTCGTTCGTCTGGAGCAATAACAACACTGTTCTAACTTTTACCCCCAGAGAGGCCCTTACGACCGGGCTTACTTACGTTTTGACTATTTCTCAAACCGCTCAAGATACGTCGGAGAATTCTTTAGGTAAAAACGTCTCCGCAAGCTTTACCGTTGGAACGGAAATTGTTAAGCCTCAAATCTTAATGCAAGACGGATATATACAAAACGCGGCGGGTTGTTCTCCCGGTGTGTTAGCTTCCACATTGTTTCCTGGTGGACTTTTTAACGCAGTCGGCTTGTGTACTGGTATTGTTCCTGGTTTTCAATCGTCTCCGATTATCATTGATTTTTCGGAAGCGATGAATTTAACAACGACGGACTCAAACATCAATATATCTCCAAATATCAACGGTATTAAAACCTGGTCAGCAAGTCCGAACGGTGCCTGCGGCTCCACTGGACCCTGCGGAACGATGAGTAGATTCACGTTTACGCCCGTTACTCCCTGGCAGCATTCCGTCACATACACCGTAACCGTTTCCGGTAATTCCACGGACATTGCAGGTAATCTGGTCGGCCAAAATTATTCATTCTCATTCACGGTAGGTCAAGATTTTCAAATTCCTAGAGTGATCTTTCAAGACGGTTTCATAAACACGGGAGCAGGCTGTGCCCCCGGAACCCTTGCATCTTTGCTTGATCCGATCAATGGAATCCGAGATAAAATGGGAGCTTGTTCAGGTCTTTCACCTGCTTCCACGAACACTCCTTTATTCATTCATTTTAGTGAATCTATGATCCAATCCACGATCGAAAATGCGTTGAGTATTTCTCCGAATATCCTTGGAACAAAAACCTGGCTTACAAGCGGCAATGCGTTATGCGGCTCTACAGGGCCTTGCGGAAACGGCAGCCTTTTAGTTTTTACTCCAAGCCAAGACTGGCAAAATACCACTTATACGGTTTCTATCCCGGGCTCCGCGATGGATTTAGACGGAAATACATTAGGTTCCTCTTATTCATTTTCTTTTACTTTTGGAATCGATCTGCTTCCCCCTAGAATGGATTTTACCACCGGTCCATTGTTAAGCGACTTAGCTCCCGCCTGTGGAAATTTAGGTATTACACCGATTCCGAATCTTACTACTAATATCTGTAATCAAACGAACGGCACCAAGTTCAGAGTACGATTCAACGAACCGATGGACCAAGCTGCCACTACGAACGCTTTTTCACTATCTCCGTCCGTTACCGGTCTCATTACTTGGCCTTCTCCCACCGAATTGCTTTTTACACCGTCTCAAAATTTGAGTTTATTCGCACAGTATAAGCTCACAATCAGCACGGCTGCCAAAGATCTTGCGGGCAATGCAATGGTTTCCGAGTTCATCAGTTTTTTTACTACAGGGAACGGGGGCCCAGTAAGCAATGCTCCTCCTACCGTACTAAATGTGTTATCTGACGTTGCAACGGGGCCCGGAGGTTGCGATGGCGGTATGGACGATCCCTTGTCCGCGTCTTTTGTTACCAACGTTTGTACAGACAACGTGGGAACCGGTCAAGGTGCTTCCTTTGAAATCATTTTCAGTAAAAACATGGACCAGAACATAACTTCTCAAGCGTTCTCGATCAGTCCGAACGTTTCCGGTCTTATCTCTTGGACATCTCCAACTACGCTTCGATTTATCGCCGCTCAATCCCTCAATCCGAACACTCAGTACGTAATTTCTATTAGTCAGAACGCGACGGATTCCGGGGGAGTTCAGATTCAAAATGGATATGTTCTTTATTTTTTAAGTTCGCCAGTTGGCGGTTTTCCTGCAGTTAATTCCATAGATGTCTTTTCCGGAACTCCGGCGAATTGCCAAGCAGGTTTAGGTATCGTTACGAACGTTTTGGCAGCAACCGTCAATAATGCATGTACTGGAAATTCGGCAGTCAATCCGATCGTGGTCACTTTTTCCGAACCGATGAATTCGTCTTCTTTGAGATCTGGATTTTCGATCTCTCCTTCGGTAACGGGACAGTTCTCATTTCCGACGGCGAACCAAATGGTCTTTACTCCGGACGTTGCTTTTCAGTACGGAAAAAGATACAATATTTCTCTTGCGACTTCCGTAACAAATACTTCGGGCAAGGGACTTAGGAATCCGGTGAATGCGACTTTCGTCGTGGGCGCGTTAGATTCAAGCCAACCCGTTGTGACTGGAATCGATTTTGAAGTCGATGGGGATGGTGATAATTGCAGCGCAGTCCCTAACGACGTACTCAATTCCCAAAACGGTACTCTTACGAATAACGTATGCACCGGCATTCCGATTGTGATCCATTTTAACGAGCCCATGGACCCGGCCTCCACACAAACCGCGCTATCTGTTTCACCTTCCGCAAATTTTGCGATCACCTTTGCGGGGAATAATATGACTCTAACCCCTTTGATTGCTTTAACTAGCAGACAAAATTACACTTTAACAATTTCCACTTCGGCAAAGGATTTAGCCGGGAATTCTCTACAAAATTCATTTTCTTTAATATTCAAAACAGAGAATGATTCACCACAGGTGGTAGCAATTGGCAAAGGAAATCAAGCCAACTGTAACAGTCTAGCAGTTACGACAGGATGTTGGTGGCAGGCTGGAACTCCTTTTCTTCCGGCATCCTCTTATTCTTTTACTCCCGGATTGCAGGCTTGTCCAGCGGATTCCACTTCGGATAACATCGTGATCGTCTTTAATCAACCGATGAACACGGCAAGTACGGTTAACGCGGTTAATATAACCGCCGTCTCTCAAGTTCCGAACAACGCCTCCTCCATTTATAAAGGAAGATGGGTATGGAGCGATAGCGATCGGGTTTTAACGATTTCGATGACGGACGTGGGTCTAACGTGCGGATTCGATATTCTATTCAATACAGGAATCGGTGGAGCAAACTATCCACTTTATTTGATCCAAATCGATCAATCAGCCACGAATGCGAATGGGACCGCCTTATCTTCCCAATTCAGCTTTTTCTTCGAAAGCAACTAA
- a CDS encoding lipoprotein: MKKIFQSIVLLLLSMFFCGCTTIAKLFRSSGSYQVYVMKSEENSSLAIGKIVGRDARFSPYLMENFKDMLQLHLMAEGYSVKEMPDDKSLRKLFSKANSNSETAEPLELTEKEETKPAVNKIDTTENTSNLKDLLPENLRQVLDKGTVVGFSNVSKETQFSDFLSSNEIKFLSEQLKIRYFIQGAVGNNDSGNLLEEDFNSLVFLKIYDSNGVLKGGITYVVNGRSLNEANLLKEVCRNISNRMNTLVKR; encoded by the coding sequence ATGAAAAAAATTTTCCAATCAATCGTATTGCTTTTACTCTCAATGTTTTTTTGCGGTTGTACGACAATTGCAAAACTATTCCGTTCATCTGGAAGTTATCAAGTCTATGTGATGAAGTCTGAAGAAAATTCTTCTTTAGCAATAGGAAAAATTGTGGGTAGAGACGCTAGATTTTCTCCGTATCTTATGGAAAATTTCAAAGACATGCTTCAACTCCATTTAATGGCGGAAGGATATTCCGTTAAGGAAATGCCGGATGATAAATCCCTGAGAAAATTGTTTTCTAAAGCGAACTCAAATTCAGAAACGGCAGAACCTCTTGAATTAACCGAGAAAGAAGAAACGAAACCTGCCGTTAACAAAATCGATACCACCGAAAACACCTCGAACTTAAAGGACTTACTTCCTGAAAATCTCCGCCAGGTTTTGGATAAAGGAACAGTAGTAGGATTTTCTAATGTATCTAAGGAAACACAATTCAGTGATTTTCTTTCCAGCAACGAGATAAAATTTTTATCCGAACAACTAAAAATCCGCTATTTCATTCAAGGAGCGGTGGGTAATAACGATTCCGGAAATTTATTGGAAGAGGATTTTAATTCTTTGGTTTTTCTCAAAATTTACGATTCGAACGGGGTTTTGAAAGGTGGGATCACCTACGTTGTGAACGGGAGAAGCCTGAACGAAGCCAATCTATTAAAAGAAGTCTGCCGAAACATTTCCAACAGGATGAATACTCTCGTAAAACGATGA